Genomic DNA from Cloeon dipterum chromosome 3, ieCloDipt1.1, whole genome shotgun sequence:
CGTGAAGTCGTACTGGCTGAAATGGCGCGCGAAGCTGGGCAGAGGAACCAGCTGGTTTGCTGTGCCCGTGGTGTACCAGTTGTCAGACGCGTCACTGCCAGTGGGGACATTGTCGCCATTGTAGAATCCTTGATTGTACCAGTGATTCTGGTTAGTAGTAGAAGGAGCTGTAAGCGGCGCCGCCACCATACTGCTGGCTATACCTGGCTGGCTGTACTGCGGGACCTGCTGCGTCAGTCCATCCGGAGGAGGATGCCGAGGGTATAGCGCCTCCATGGGCATTGCCGGCAGGTGGCAATTGTTGCCTTGCGGATGCGGATGGTGGTTGCTGGTAGAAGTTACCGTATTGTTGttgatgttgttgttgttgttggagCTGCGGCTGTTGTTGTTGGTGATGCTGTGGCTGTTGGTGGTGGGGGAGTTGCGGTTGGGGTGGTTGTTGCTGTTGCAGTGATTGGTAGTACTGCTGAGCGGCGTAAAAGTGTGGCTGCTGTGGGGTGGCGGGTGCGGGGAGTTGCTGGAGCTGTGGCTGGAGCTGTGGCTGGGGCTGGGGGTTGGCGGGAGGTGCAGGCCTCCAGGAGTTGAAAGCTCCAGTGCCGCCGACGCTGGAGACTCCAAGAGACCTGCCTCCCTGTTTGGGGGACTGCTTGCGTTCGATTGAGGGTGTACGGGGGGCAGCATGTTGGGAGTGTTGTCGTCGCTGCGCGAGGACGACTCTTCGCCCAGGCTCGGCACTGGCGAGGAGGTGTTGCCCGTCGACGTGGTCGAGTCGTTAGTTGTGCTGTTGTGGTGCGCGGGGGGCTGCGGCCGGTTGGTTACGCCCTCCCTCAGCGGGTCCCCGCCACTCTGCTTGATGGCGTTCTTGTGCAACGTCGTGTTGTAGTGCCGCTTGAGGTGGCCGCTGCTAGTGAACCACTTGTTGCACGCCGGACAGTTGTACGTCTTCGGACGGCGGGCCTCGTTCGACTTCCACGACTGGTTGCCCCCCGACGGGGGCTGCTGCACCCCGCCCCCGCTCGGCGGTGGTGGTTGTTGGTGAGGCGTGATCTGCGGCACCTGCGGCTGCATCGGCAAGGGTGGGTGCGCCTGGGGGTGCAGGTACGCTGGCACCAGGTCCATCATGGTTGGGGCCGGCGGCTGGTGGTAGCCCATCATGTTCGGTGGCTGCATCGGGTGGTGGGGGGCGTATTCAGCCATGTTGCCGCCGTTCATCCGGCTATTGGGCTGCCGAGCGTCCTGGTTGTAGCCGAACATCGTGTCAGGTGCGAACTCTGACTTCATCCGCCGCTTCTCCGCCTCCATTTGCTGCTGGTAGATTAGCACCTTGTGCGAGTCTAGGTCCAGGATTTCCGAAGACTCCTTGTTGACGCGTGGCGGCATTGGTGGCTGCTGTGCCGCGCTATCTAAGAACTGCTCGTCTAAAGAGGCGGAGGAGCCAGGCGACACGTTCTCCTCGCCCTGCGGCGCCAGCCGTTGCGGCTGTTGTTGTTGCAGAGCTAGCGAGCACTTGTGCGCCATCATGGCGTGCGGGGGGACCGTTAAGCCGCAATCCCAGCATCCCTCGTTCATCATTTCGGCGGCGTGCCGCTGCAGCGGCTGCTGGTGCTGCATACTGGTGTTGTTGTAAGGCATGAAGCGCTGTATGCCCCCGCTAGCAGTAGCATCGCGCATAGGGCCCCCGCCGTTGGTGTACTCACTGGTGAACGGCGTAGAAGACGTTGGCTCCTCCATGTAGAAGCCGTTGGTATTATTGCCCGGCGAACGCATTGTGTTGGTCGTCGAAGACGCCACTGCTTGCATTGAGGAAGGAGAACCTGAAACAAACAAGtgaataatgttaaatttgccccaagcaaaaatacaaaattaaaaaaaggaagaaaattcaGGCGCTCTTCTCTTAAAGGcccactttgacgaaaattttgagcacacgaatcgattcctgagggtcgaattaggtaaatttgatatttttatcgaccaaaaagttcagcgtgacgtgcgtagcactcGCGGAACCTAtttttgccgccaaataatatgaaccttttttgcgcgaactacgcatgcgtcagacctggtggggcggccggccagccgacgCAGATGGAGAGGGGGAAATAAATGTGTTTCGCATCTTGTCAGCAGGCGAGcggcgagagaaaataatgtgcgttggctggccggccgccccaccagatctgacgcatgcgtagttcgcgcacaaaaggttcatattatttggcggcaaaaaaagTTTCCGCGAatgctacgcacgtcacgctgaactttttggtcggaaaaatatcaaatttacctaattcgaccctcaggaatcgattcgtgtgctcaaaattttcgtcaaagtgggCCTTTAAAATTCGAGAAGTTTATTTAGtcctcaaatattttttttactctcggAATAAACAAATGttggtattaaattttgcgGGACATATTTTTTCTAGCTGCGTCCccacgaaataaaattatgtatttcaataaaaataattaacagcgCGCATTTAATATCAACTATACACGGAATTCGTTTCATCTAAGGCAATAAGTTAGttgattgatattaaaaaaatcagaatattttaagtaTTGTGAGCAGTATAGACCCGTTGCGTTCGTAAAAAGGCCCTATTTGTATGATACCGTGCAAAAGTTACGGATAATTGAGGCTTAATTAACCCCCGGTCTACTTCAACGAGCAAACTAATCAATtcggttaaaaatttatttgaagatGAATAAACTCTAAGCTACTCTCATTTGGCGAAGAATAAAATgcgaaaagaattaaaattgaaataatggcaaaaaaatataatatcaagcGCTCTCTTTCTGTGTGTTTAACTGTTTTGGTCGCACAGAGACCTCGTCAGCAAAACCAAATTCAACACCAGGTGcaagaatttttgaatcaCCGGCTTGAATGCAGCACAATCAATTAGGGAAGGGTTACCAAAATTCTATGAGAAATACCAACATTCGTTCTTCCTGCCTCAAAACTcctaaaaataacaatctcAAAATCCTAACGAAGCTCTGATCAATGAGATTCTATGAAGGGAAATTCCCCAGGTGTGCCTGAAGTAGGGGCAGCGAACTGCAGCTTAATGAAAAAGTATTGGACGATTGGACAAGAGCGAATTCCACGACAGGAAATGAAAACAGAAAAcaagaattcctgctttttcgtGGAATTCCGGCAGAACAGGAAACTATTTTTCAGGAACTGGACACGACAggaattttgcttcaaaacaattccattcttgatcttttatatcaaatatatCTCATTTATAGACAACACAACTATTCATTTTGATACTGCTTAACAACGCTTAATTTCTTacgtgtaaataaatatttaggctaaaaattatccacaattttttttaaaaaagcacaacTCTTTAATTATAGTCAGTGGTGTTTGAACCAACAAGCatttgaccaaaacaatcTACggtatataaaaaaataacattttttcgtgatttttttgcaatttattcattttaggaattttttgaaatccaTTCTTGGATATTATATTCTGTGCGGGTGCGCATAGTATTTTTTCC
This window encodes:
- the LOC135939917 gene encoding transcription factor Zelda-like, with amino-acid sequence MASAEKIICEKCDLHLDTITSYQIHLRYQHKENLPAKWIPAQHHQQHHLQASPLPPHDEHNNNSIIEHAKGRLQSCVDEQHPSPLNRYSPQSEGSPSSMQAVASSTTNTMRSPGNNTNGFYMEEPTSSTPFTSEYTNGGGPMRDATASGGIQRFMPYNNTSMQHQQPLQRHAAEMMNEGCWDCGLTVPPHAMMAHKCSLALQQQQPQRLAPQGEENVSPGSSASLDEQFLDSAAQQPPMPPRVNKESSEILDLDSHKVLIYQQQMEAEKRRMKSEFAPDTMFGYNQDARQPNSRMNGGNMAEYAPHHPMQPPNMMGYHQPPAPTMMDLVPAYLHPQAHPPLPMQPQVPQITPHQQPPPPSGGGVQQPPSGGNQSWKSNEARRPKTYNCPACNKWFTSSGHLKRHYNTTLHKNAIKQSGGDPLREGVTNRPQPPAHHNSTTNDSTTSTGNTSSPVPSLGEESSSRSDDNTPNMLPPVHPQSNASSPPNREAGLLESPASAALELSTPGGLHLPPTPSPSHSSSHSSSNSPHPPPHSSHTFTPLSSTTNHCNSNNHPNRNSPTTNSHSITNNNSRSSNNNNNINNNTVTSTSNHHPHPQGNNCHLPAMPMEALYPRHPPPDGLTQQVPQYSQPGIASSMVAAPLTAPSTTNQNHWYNQGFYNGDNVPTGSDASDNWYTTGTANQLVPLPSFARHFSQYDFTQPQTATGDSWNSSLPYTNTSDNSHDSVSDQQMSSPLTASTPSPCPTSTVDDQMLRSRGQSMPSRGRGRGRGRGRPPLASSGEKHRCELCDKDFNRACYLTQHNKSFHDGEKPYKCTKCGKRFDTASILFEHSEKHKGDKPHKCHLCPKQFNHKTDLRRHECLHSGEKPYTCNTCGKGFIRKDHMLKHSATHFTESRRGKKPKGVSMNNNTE